The sequence TTTAGCAATGTGTTGACCATCGCGGTTTCGTCCACCAGCGCCATTGCACTGATGTTGCGTAATAAAACTTCGCCGCTGCCATCAAGTTGGGGGGGGATAGTACGGGAGGTAGCATTTTCTGCTGGCATGGACAGGCTCCGGATAAGGAATTTTGATTATGTTATCCAGCCGCATTTTTTAAGGCTCGTCCAGCAAAATCAACACAGACAGTCAGGTTTCGCAGGAGAATTTTAACGTTCAACACCTGCAAATTCTTTTTGCCTTTGCTGCCGTGCGCGTTCAGCCTCTTTTTGCACCCATGCCTCTGGTACGGTATCAGGAATGTTTATTTCTTCACGCTCCGCCCAGCTCTGTGGCGTAGAATCTTTGGATTTCTTATCGCGCTCGCTGGTTTTCTCATGTTCCCGCGATTGCAACCACGGGCTGGCCTGTACATTTTCCAGCTTAATGTGCATAAGCTGTGATATTTCTTCTGCTGTATGATTTATCGCTTTTTCCTCTGCCAAATGCTCCGACATTTTTTTTACCATGGTGTCTTGCACTTCTTTGGGCTGGTTTGCCAAAAGGGCAGCGGATGCCGCATACAGCTCATCGAAGGGGTCTTTGTCCGATTTAGCATGGCTGTCATTATCTTTGGATGAAATTGCCAGCAACCCATTCGCCTCCATATAAGCAACGGCGGCGGGCATATTAAACATCCAGTTATTTTTGTTACGCTGGGCTTTTTGCAATGCATCTTCGGTGGCTTTATCCTCCCCACCTTCATCTATGAGCTTTTGTTGCAAGTCCTCGATGATCTGGGGGCCATTTTTACGTTCTAAAAATGCACTGCTTCCTTGAAAAACGTTATTGGCCATAGCCATATAACCGCCCACCCGCAAGGGTTTTTCCTGCACCCAGTCGGTAACCATCTGCACCGGCGAAAGCAATGTGCCTATAACACCTTTGTCTTTTTCGTCTTCTGGTACAGGTTTTTTCCAAATATCTTCTACATTCGCGCCTTGATCGAGTGCTGCGCTTGCATCGTCCAGACTAGTGGCGGATTTTTTTTGCTTTTCAGGCACTAAAAGCGATGTCATCATGCCAGAAGCTACCAGCGCACCTGCAATAGATTTTGCTCTACCGGCGCTTTTATCGGTTTCAGAAAGGTTCATTCCTGCTTTAAACATCTGAAAACCGGCATAGGAGTTCACCGCCGCATTCACTTCGGCTGGATGCTCATATAAGAAATTTTCAATATGCCCCAAAATACTGTGTGGACGACCTCTATTCTGCACACATTTTTGCATGTCTTCAGGTATTTCAATGCCTTCTTTAGCGAACTGGCTGAGCATTTTATCGTGAAGTTTATCGAATACCTTATCGACTTTTTTCTCGCCATATCTTGCTAGCACCACACTGGACGAACTAAAGGCGGCGCCGGTCATAAATTCGTTTATATCTCGGCGCTTAATGCCCGATGCCACGAGTGCAGCATCGCCTACCAGATAAACATATCCGGATGCGGGCAGGCTTTTTTGGCGCAATGTTTCAAGGGGCTTAAAGCTGCTTTTAGGCTCTTTTGGGCTTTTTACAGTCTCGCGGGAATCCGGCTTCACAAATTCATTTTGCTCTAATGCAGAGGCAAGGTCGTTTGATTTTTTAAACCCACGCACACACAACACATGCTGCCCATCTTTTGTGCTGGGTACAGCAGTCATTCCAAAAGAATGTAACATGTCGGGAACATTGGCCAATTCACCCGCTTTTGCACCTTCTGCGGCATACAAAATCGCCTCCTTGCCTTTTCCAAAAGGCTGGATTTGCATTTTTTGTATGCTGGAGTCTTTACCCCAGGAGAACGTGGTCATTGGTGAAAAAGCCTTTCACTGCAATTAGAAACCTATTTTACAAGCGTTGTATGACATTATCGTGACAATGACTTAATAAAACGCCATAAAATGTAAATTGCCCTTTGGTTGGCTGCTTAATGCGCCACAGCTTCTAATAACAATTATAGCATAAAATCACCTTAAATTCATTAATTACATAAATTCTTGTGCTATTGATGGTTAACGGACTTTGCTTAAAAGCATTACGACAACACGCAGATAAAGCGATTATGCCTTATTTTCTGATATGTTTTGCTGGTTCGCCCCATAAGTAAGCACAAAAACGCCCACAAGCGTAATGCCTGTGGGCGTTATCGTTGTTCGTTCGATTAATTTATGCGGCTTGCTTTACTTCGCTGGGGATACGTAATGTCTGACCGGGATAAATTTCATCCGGATCGCTCAACATGGGTTTATTGGCTTCAAAAATCTCGTTATAACGGTTAGCAGTGCCATAAAACTTCTTCGAAATTGCTGAAAGCGTATCACCGCTGCGTACTTGATAAAAGGTTGATTCTGGCTGTGCTGCTGGCGCTGCGGCAGGAGCAGAGGATTGAGCAGAGGATTGAGCAGGGGCAGCGTCGGCCTGACGGATATTCGCAGGTGCCACTGTAAGCTGCGCGTCTACTTTACCAATACCCTTAATATTGCCGGCAGCTAAAATAGCTTTTTCACGGGCATCTTGGGTGTTTGCGGTTCCAGTAAGAACAGCGCGCTCGCCATCCACATCCACTTGCAGATTTTCTATATCTAGCCCAAGCTGTTCAATCCGCGCCCTAATCGCGTCTTCTGCTTTGCCATCGCCGGTTACAAAATCACTGATTTTTTCACCTGTATCTTTTAAAAAGCTAAATATACTCATGGGGTTATCTCCTGTGAAATTAATTTTACATCGTGTTTTATGCCGCTTAAGCACCTTGAAA is a genomic window of Alphaproteobacteria bacterium containing:
- the lysM gene encoding peptidoglycan-binding protein LysM codes for the protein MSIFSFLKDTGEKISDFVTGDGKAEDAIRARIEQLGLDIENLQVDVDGERAVLTGTANTQDAREKAILAAGNIKGIGKVDAQLTVAPANIRQADAAPAQSSAQSSAPAAAPAAQPESTFYQVRSGDTLSAISKKFYGTANRYNEIFEANKPMLSDPDEIYPGQTLRIPSEVKQAA